One window of the Fusobacterium animalis 7_1 genome contains the following:
- a CDS encoding toxin-antitoxin system YwqK family antitoxin — translation MKKIIIGVFLLISALSFSAERVVKMENAYVDDKGIVYVIGEKTPFTGIVENYKVPPISEGDSVLEGKIPFKNGVIEGSSKLYYPSGKLASVATFKNGKVEGLQKDYYENGKIKREISHKNGVVDGVSKLYYPNGKVQNETTHRKGVPDGTSKTYYENGKLLVEVTYKNGVQVGIQKDYYENGKLKVELPFKNGVVDGIAKVYYPTGKLMSEESYKNDQLDGIVKRYDENGKLIEQETYKNGVQVK, via the coding sequence ATGAAAAAAATAATAATAGGAGTATTTTTATTGATATCAGCCTTATCTTTTTCAGCAGAAAGAGTAGTAAAAATGGAAAATGCTTATGTTGATGATAAAGGTATAGTATATGTTATAGGAGAAAAAACACCATTTACAGGTATAGTAGAAAACTATAAAGTGCCTCCTATTTCAGAAGGGGATAGTGTATTAGAAGGAAAAATCCCTTTTAAAAATGGAGTAATAGAAGGGTCTTCTAAGTTATATTATCCAAGTGGTAAATTAGCAAGTGTAGCAACCTTTAAAAATGGTAAAGTAGAGGGACTACAAAAAGATTACTATGAAAATGGAAAAATTAAGAGAGAAATTTCTCATAAAAATGGAGTTGTAGATGGCGTTTCAAAGCTTTATTACCCTAATGGAAAAGTTCAAAATGAAACAACCCATAGGAAGGGTGTGCCAGATGGTACATCTAAAACTTATTATGAAAATGGAAAATTGCTTGTAGAAGTAACATATAAAAATGGTGTACAAGTAGGAATACAAAAAGATTACTATGAAAATGGAAAATTAAAAGTTGAACTTCCATTTAAAAATGGAGTTGTAGATGGTATTGCAAAGGTTTACTATCCAACTGGAAAATTAATGTCAGAGGAAAGTTACAAAAATGATCAATTAGATGGAATAGTTAAAAGATATGATGAAAATGGGAAATTAATAGAACAAGAAACATACAAAAATGGAGTACAAGTAAAATAA
- a CDS encoding toxin-antitoxin system YwqK family antitoxin: MKKVLLRLFLVVSALSFSTERTLSYEETFLDKKTGIVYAIGEKTPYTGVVENYKIPEGNNVFEGKISFKNGIIDGVVELYYPNGKLAKIGTFKNGETNGIQKDFYENGIIKLEISHKNGKKNGMGKKYSTKGVLIGEFPYKDDELNGVVKQYNEVTGKLEIEANYKNGKTEGSLRAYYPNGKLESEEKYKNGLREGLTKSYYENGVLKEERFYKNDKLQGISKIYYPNGKLQIEASFKEDKLDGISKEYDETGKIIDQTTFKDNKQIN; the protein is encoded by the coding sequence ATGAAAAAAGTATTATTAAGATTATTTTTGGTGGTTTCAGCTTTATCTTTTTCAACAGAAAGAACCTTATCATATGAAGAAACATTTCTAGATAAAAAAACTGGAATAGTATATGCTATAGGTGAAAAAACTCCATATACAGGTGTAGTAGAAAATTATAAAATTCCAGAAGGAAACAATGTTTTTGAAGGTAAAATTTCATTTAAAAATGGAATAATAGATGGAGTTGTTGAATTATATTATCCAAATGGGAAATTAGCAAAGATAGGTACATTTAAAAATGGAGAAACAAATGGTATACAAAAAGATTTTTATGAAAATGGTATAATAAAACTAGAAATTTCACATAAAAATGGTAAGAAGAATGGAATGGGAAAAAAATATTCAACTAAAGGGGTATTAATAGGGGAATTCCCATATAAAGATGATGAGTTAAATGGAGTAGTAAAACAATACAATGAAGTTACAGGTAAATTAGAGATAGAAGCTAATTATAAAAACGGAAAAACTGAAGGTTCTCTAAGAGCATATTATCCAAATGGAAAACTAGAAAGTGAAGAAAAATATAAAAATGGTTTAAGAGAAGGTTTAACAAAATCATATTATGAAAATGGAGTTTTAAAAGAAGAAAGATTTTATAAGAATGATAAATTACAAGGAATAAGTAAAATTTATTATCCAAATGGGAAACTTCAAATAGAAGCTAGTTTTAAAGAAGATAAACTAGATGGAATTTCTAAAGAATATGATGAAACAGGAAAAATAATTGATCAAACAACATTTAAAGACAATAAACAAATAAATTAA